ATGGAAAAGTATTATAAATAAAGGAAGTCGATTAATATTTAAAATTCAGAAAAAACAATGAGTGAGCAAATAAAAATTGCCTTGGTTGATGACGAGCAGTTAATACTTGAAGGAGTAAAAATGCTGTTGTCAAAAGAAAAAAACTTTTCGGTAACCATGATGGCCAATGCGGGAAACGTTTTTCTTGAGAATCTTGAGAAATGTACAGAAAAAGACTTCCCAGATATTGCTCTGGTTGACGTTCAGATGCACCCAATGAATGGTTTTGAATTGGTAGAAATTTTAAAAGATAAATATCCAGATTTAAAAATTATTATTCTTTCATCCCATTACAAAACATCGGTTTTAGGGTATATGGTTAAATTGGGAGTTGCTGCATTTCTTCCGAAAAATTCAGATAAAAAACTGTTTATAGAAGCTATATTTAAAGTATCTGAAAACGGTATTTTCTTTACCAATGAAGATCATGAGATGCTTCTTTCTTATATGAATAATAGTTCCAAGAAAAAATCACTCTTTAGTATGGATGATGATCTGTCTGAGAGAGAAAAAGACGTTGTGAAGCTAATCTGCCAGGAATGCACCAATAATGAAATTGCAGAAAAACTTTTTATCAGCCCAAGAACGGTAGAAAGCCATCGACAAAGAGCCATCGAAAAAATAGGCGCTAAAAATACGGTGGGAATTGTAATTTATGCCATTGTAAACAATATTTATTCTCCAGCTTAAAAATGCGAAGTCCGTATAAATACGGATTTTTTTATTTACGTGTTTTTACGGAATGAATTTATTTTTTTATGACGTTATTTTGTTATGTTCATTGAGAAGTGCTTTGTAAATCTTGGGAATGAATAATAAAACCGGCTGAATTTCTTAAATAAATTCTAGGCAAATGTTTTTAAAAATTTAGCAGGGAGCTGTCATTTGAGACCGCTCTTTTTTTTATTTCCTTGTCATTCATTTCTTTTTATTATTTTTCTGAAATAAAATTGATACTATCGTCGTAATTTTAACACATATTTTAAAGAATGAAGATATACAGATTTTATGTGAGTTCAGAGAATGGTTTTCAAGCAGTTACTGACTTACCTCCTCGAGAGTTATTAGAAAGAAATTTATATACTGAATATCCATTTAACAATATTGATAGTATTAGATTGGATATGGATGAAGGTACCGAGATGGCAGATGTATTAAAAGTAGGTACAACAATGCTACATGGTTTTCCAATACGGAATAAATTTTATGATATTTTAAAAAATTTCAATTTATTTAAAATTCAATTTGTTGACATCATTGACCGAGATTTAAAGGATTATAAGTTTATGTTTTTCAATAGTGATTTAACCTATGATTTTGATTATCAAAAAAGTGATTTTATTTTAATTGAAGATATCCTGGGTAATATAACTGAACTTGATGAAAAAATAGATCCAAGCAGAGATACTGTAGTAAGGGCTTATGATGATTTTTGTATTGAAGATATATTCAATAGAGTAGTACCTCGAAATGGTTATCATTTTTTACCCGACTTTAATATCTGGGAGCATGATGTTTTTAGAATCGGTCATTTTGATATGTCTTTTTATGTTTCAGAAAAAGTGAAAAATGCATTAGAAAGTAATAATATTACAGGTGTAGAGTTTATAGAGGAGTCTCTTTTTAATGTAGAACAATAGATGCTTTTTTGGGTTAAGCACTATAGAATCTTTTCTTAGAGAATGTTTAAATTTAAATGAAAATAATTTATCTCGCAGATTTTGCTGATTAAGCAGATTGATTCCTCTGTTTTTAATCTGCTAAATCTGTGAAATCTGCGAGAACTATATAAAAAATGATTTAAAAAAATCAAAAACTAATCATACAGAATTTAAATTAATAAAACTTAAACAGGCTCTAAATATATCACCTTAATTTTACATATTTTCCTTTTAGAGAATTCTCTGCCACATACTTTAGTGGCTCATCGTTTGAGTGCATACATTCTTCCAAAAAAGGCTTGACATTTTTGGCGTTCCATCCGGCACATGCGGCTGCAAGTCCATAACGAGGATCTGTTAGTCCCTTCTCCCTATTTTTGCCAAAATCTTTACAAAGATCAATAATTTGCTCTTGTTCCGTAATCGATGGGGTCATTTTATCATACCCTAAAACTTCTAGAGCTCCTTCAGACATAGAATATATATTTTGCATTATTAAATCTAAAATTACAGTAACATCATTATTGTTTTCTCTTTCAAGCCTACAATAAGCCATTACAGCAGTTCGTAAAAAGAATCCTTTATCTATATAGTTTTCTTTGATATATACTTTTGCGTCCTTGTTATCACCCAATTCCCCAATTGCCCTGATGAGTTCCATCTCTGTTTCATTATGCTTTTTCAAGTACTCCAATTTTAAAGCATCTAACAAAACCGATTTATACTCAAAAAGGCATTTCTTTCGTATTTCTATAGCCGCTTTTCTTCTCTTGACAGTTGATGTTCCTAATAAATCTTCAATCATTATAAATCTTTAATTTTCCAGTTATTAAATTTTTCTTTTTTAAAAGTCCTTTTGTTTCATGGTAAAGATAAAATTTCTTTAAGTGAACTTGTTGTGCTTAGTAATTTGTTTTGATGGCAAAACCTGCGCATTCGAATAACGATATTTGTTCCTTGCAGACAACTCTCAGCCTCATTCATATTTGTGGGAACATCTTTTTATGATTAAAAAAGCTTGATGTTCTTTCGATAATTCAAAAATAGAAGTTTTTTCCAGCATATTTATAATTCCTTGAAAATTTTCCACTAATTTTCCCAAACAGAAATAGTGAATCATAATCCGTTATTAAAAATTATCCAATAATTATTCTTTTGAGAAGATTCATTTCTTTTCCGTATTTTTGCACCCGAAAAAGATTCATATTCATTATTCACTTTTAATATTCATTTCAAATGCTTTCTGTTCAAGGTTTAGGATTACATCATTCAGGTAATTATTTATTTCAAAACGTAAATTTCACCATCAAAAAGGATGATAAAATTGGGTTGGTTGGTAAAAATGGAGCGGGGAAATCTACGCTTCTTAAGATGCTTTCCGGCGAAATTACTTTCTATGAAGGAAATGTAGTTCCTGAAGGAAGTATTACCATAGGTTTTCTAAAACAAGATCTTGATTTTGTGAAAGGTAGAACCGTTTGGAACGAAACAATGCAGGCTTTTGAGCAGATTAATGCTTGGAAAGAAGAATTAGAAGAAATTAATCATCAATTGACCGTAAGAACCGATTACGAAAGTGATTCTTATACCGATTTGATTAATAGAATGACTGATCTGAATGATCTTTTGATGCATCATGATGCATATAACTTAGAAGGTGATATCGAAAAAGTATTATTTGGATTAGGTTTTAAAGCAGATGATTTCCAAAAAATTACCGACGAATTTTCTGGAGGTTGGAGAATGAGAATCGAACTGGCAAAACTATTACTTCAGAAAAATGATTTAATGCTTCTCGATGAGCCTACCAATCACTTGGATATGGAATCTATCATTTGGCTTGAAAACTTCTTGAAAGATTATCCTGGAGGAATTCTTCTCGTAAGTCACGATAAACAGTTTATGACTGCCGTTTGTAACCGTACTTTTGATGTAAACAACAGAAAAGTAGACGATTATAAAGCCAATTATACTAAATATTTAATCATGCGCGAAGACCGTCGTGAAAAACTGATTCAGGCTAAAAAGAATCAGGATGCGGAAATCAAGCAGATGGAAGATAACATCAACAAGTTCCGTGCGAGTGCAACAAAAGCTTCTTTTGCACAGTCTTTGATTAAAAAATTAGATAAAATTGAGCGTATTGAAGTGGATAACGACGATGTTTCAAAATTCAATATCCGTTTTGTACAGTCTGTAGTTCCCGGAAAAGTTATTTTTGAAGCCGAAAAATTAGGTAAAGCCTACGGAAATAAACAGATTTTTGATGATGTAGATTTTATCGTTCAGAGAGGTGACAGAATTTCACTTTTAGGACAAAACGGACAAGGGAAAACGACGTTAGCCAAAATTCTTGCCGGTGATATCAAAGAATTTTCAGGAAACTGGAATTTAGGACACAATGTTAATATCGGATATTTTGCTCAAAATCAGGAGGAAGTTCTAACGCCAAATAAAACCGTGCAGGAAGAAGCCGAAGATGCTGCAACTGAAGAAACGAGACCGAGAGTACGTGATTTGTTAGGATCTTTCCTTTTCCAGGGTGAAGCCGTAAATAAAAAGACAAAAGTGCTTTCAGGAGGAGAAAGAAACCGTTTAGCGCTATGTAAATTGCTTTTACGTCCGTTCAATGTTTTGATTATGGATGAGCCTACCAATCACTTAGATATTCAGTCTAAAGAGATTATCAAATTGGCTTTACAGAGGTTTGAAGGTACACTAATTGTAATTTCTCACGATAGAGAATTTTTACAAGGGTTAAGTGATAAAATCTACGAATTCCGTGATGGTAAAATGAAAGAATTCTTAGGCGACATCAACGAATATCTTGATTTCAGACAAAAAGAATCAATCAGAGAAATTTCTGCTGAAAAAGCTAAACTTCACAGTGATGAGCCTAAAGTTGAGGTTAAAAAAGTTGAAGAAAAACCTGCTGTTAGCCAATCAATAATTGTAAGTAAAGAACAGAAAAGTATTCAGAATAAATTAAAAAAAGTAGAAGAAAAAATTTCTGAACTGGAAACAGCAATCGAAACTTTTGAAGCTACGTTCACCAAAGAAAACCCTTCTGAAGAAACATTAGAAAAATACAATAAAACCAAAGAAGAGCTCGACCTTGCTCTGCAGGAATGGGAACATTTGGGAGCTCAGTTAGATTAATTTTTTTTTTAATATAAACAATGAAAGATGAGCTTTGGTTCATCTTTTTTTGTGAAGTATGGTTTGATACTTATCTGTGTAGAAAATAAAATTGTCGCCAAATAATGCATTTTATAAGAAGGTTATCTTTTAAAAATTTCTATTCTAACACAAAAATTAACATTTAAACAAAACGCTTTCATTTATTTTTTATAATTTTGCCCAATGATTTTTAAGGAAAGTCGACAATTAAAGAATTTTATCTCAAAGCTGATGCTTGGGATTTACTTCTTTGCGCTCTTTTCTTCAAGCTTTCACAGTCATGAGTCTACAGATTTTAAGCATTTTAACCTTAAAAAAATAGAAAACTCTATTTCTAAAACTGAGGCTAAAGAAAAAGCAGGCGACTGTCTGGCTTGTCACTTTTTAGCAACAGCAAACACGCTCGTACCAGACGAATTTAGTTTTATGGTGATTAAGCATACCCATGAGGTAGAGCAGGTTTTTGCTGTACAGGAAAAAATCTGGTCACAAACTAAATTTTCTTTTCAACTTCGGGGCCCGCCCGCAATTTCATAATCAATAGATTCTTTTTCGGATTTTTTTGCTTTAAATTTTTCAAAATTTGAATAATTTTAAATGCATGGTGTATTTTAATTAAACTAGCTCTGTTTTTAACCATGAAGGTAAATTTAGGAGTTGAGTTTCATTAACAAAAAGCATATGCATTTTAGGTGCTTCTTAAAAAGCGTAGCTAAACTTAATTATTCTAAACTGCTTAAAACAAAATCTTAATGATTTAAAATTAAGCGGAACGGTTTATCGTTTTAAATATAAAAAATCCAATTTAAATTTTAACGAAAGTATGTTTTAAGTTAAACCTCCAAAGGGATAATTAACTTAAAGTATACGCAATCAATCTATTTACAATGAAATTGATATATAGTTTATTGCTTATCCTTTCCGGATTTGCATTTACAAACGCACAGAAAACTTATGCGGTAGAAGGAACTGTTCAGGATTTTCATGATAAAACCATGCTTGAAAATGCAGTGGTGAAAATTGGAAATTTTACAGCCAATACCAATAAAAAAGGTGAGTTTTCATTTAAAAATATTCCTGCAGGAAATTATCAGCTCATTGCTAAACATTCTTTGTGCGATGATTATACTGAAAATGTGGGAGTCAACAAAGATTTGCATTTAGCAATTACTTTAGAGCATCATACCGGTGATATCGAAACCGTAACCATTCATGGAAGCCACAAAACAAAAGGTTCTGTGATTATGCGAACACTTGATAAAACGGAAATCGAAAGAAATTCTACAGAAAATCTGGGGAATTTGTTATCAAGAATTTCAGGAGTTACGGCATTGAAAACGGGGAATAATATTTCAAAACCGGTCATTCGTGGTTTATATGGAAGCCGAATTTCTATTCTGAATAATGGAGTGAAAATGGCTGAGCAGGAATGGGGAGTAGAGCACGCTCCGAATGTTGATGTCAATGATTTTGAACACATTGATGTCATTAAAGGTGCATCCGCATTGAAGTATGGAAATGAAGGCGTTGGTGGAGTGGTCGTTTTAGAACCTGCAATTTTACCAAAGAAAGATACCATTATGGGAA
The sequence above is a segment of the Chryseobacterium turcicum genome. Coding sequences within it:
- a CDS encoding response regulator transcription factor, whose product is MSEQIKIALVDDEQLILEGVKMLLSKEKNFSVTMMANAGNVFLENLEKCTEKDFPDIALVDVQMHPMNGFELVEILKDKYPDLKIIILSSHYKTSVLGYMVKLGVAAFLPKNSDKKLFIEAIFKVSENGIFFTNEDHEMLLSYMNNSSKKKSLFSMDDDLSEREKDVVKLICQECTNNEIAEKLFISPRTVESHRQRAIEKIGAKNTVGIVIYAIVNNIYSPA
- a CDS encoding ABC-F family ATP-binding cassette domain-containing protein; the encoded protein is MLSVQGLGLHHSGNYLFQNVNFTIKKDDKIGLVGKNGAGKSTLLKMLSGEITFYEGNVVPEGSITIGFLKQDLDFVKGRTVWNETMQAFEQINAWKEELEEINHQLTVRTDYESDSYTDLINRMTDLNDLLMHHDAYNLEGDIEKVLFGLGFKADDFQKITDEFSGGWRMRIELAKLLLQKNDLMLLDEPTNHLDMESIIWLENFLKDYPGGILLVSHDKQFMTAVCNRTFDVNNRKVDDYKANYTKYLIMREDRREKLIQAKKNQDAEIKQMEDNINKFRASATKASFAQSLIKKLDKIERIEVDNDDVSKFNIRFVQSVVPGKVIFEAEKLGKAYGNKQIFDDVDFIVQRGDRISLLGQNGQGKTTLAKILAGDIKEFSGNWNLGHNVNIGYFAQNQEEVLTPNKTVQEEAEDAATEETRPRVRDLLGSFLFQGEAVNKKTKVLSGGERNRLALCKLLLRPFNVLIMDEPTNHLDIQSKEIIKLALQRFEGTLIVISHDREFLQGLSDKIYEFRDGKMKEFLGDINEYLDFRQKESIREISAEKAKLHSDEPKVEVKKVEEKPAVSQSIIVSKEQKSIQNKLKKVEEKISELETAIETFEATFTKENPSEETLEKYNKTKEELDLALQEWEHLGAQLD